The Coffea arabica cultivar ET-39 chromosome 4e, Coffea Arabica ET-39 HiFi, whole genome shotgun sequence genome includes a window with the following:
- the LOC113741436 gene encoding YDG domain-containing protein At5g47150, producing MRSPRRMSDIGRLAGHESHHHYKRFQPYDKCAKLDVSNGSVSNMGKEKNALSQEKNAHFENMGKDQNSRGQFSGDETIMAAHALVDLSSAKSSLGTDVAGSRLSKLNSIAGFSPFPQSNNSRNMASGGCPEVGSRSHVLKSIQLFEEQYMKLLQEQNTKGKKKRGANERIDIKAAMILKKEGKWVNTTREVGEIPGVEIGDQFQYRAELAIVGLHTQLSAGIDYIKIGSKLFATCIVDSGRYNNERRSPDVFIYTGEGGNPEIYKKKAEDQELKRGNLALKTSMLADLPVRVVRCHQSPEAPNPLGVNNGTGLRYTYLGLYKVSSCDRVRDKYGKLAFKFTMVRNQDRGGASGSCKRERSHPKANDSTRSKGKGGIITKARGSYQKRASFPQA from the coding sequence ATGAGAAGTCCTCGAAGGATGTCTGACATTGGGCGACTTGCTGGGCATGAGAGTCATCATCATTATAAGAGATTTCAGCCCTATGACAAGTGCGCTAAGCTAGATGTCTCCAATGGTTCAGTATCTAACATGGGCAAAGAGAAAAATGCCCTATCACAGGAGAAAAATGCCCACTTTGAAAACATGGGCAAAGATCAAAATAGTCGTGGGCAGTTCAGTGGAGATGAAACGATCATGGCAGCACATGCTTTAGTGGACCTGAGTAGTGCTAAATCTTCACTTGGAACAGATGTTGCTGGATCCAGATTGTCAAAGTTGAACTCCATAGCAGgtttctctccctttcctcaGTCGAATAATTCGCGGAACATGGCCTCTGGTGGATGTCCTGAAGTTGGTAGTCGCAGCCACGTGCTCAAGTCCATCCAGCTGTTTGAGGAGCAATACATGAAGCTTTTGCAAGAACAGAAcacaaaaggcaagaaaaaaagaggAGCAAATGAGAGGATTGATATAAAAGCAGCCATGATTctaaagaaagaaggaaagtggGTCAATACCACTAGAGAAGTTGGAGAAATCCCTGGTGTTGAAATTGGTGATCAATTTCAGTATAGGGCTGAACTTGCTATTGTTGGGCTCCATACCCAACTTTCTGCTGGGATCGACTACATAAAAATTGGGAGCAAACTCTTTGCAACATGCATTGTCGATTCTGGTCGCTACAATAATGAGAGGAGATCTCCAGACGTGTTCATCTACACAGGCGAAGGCGGAAATCCAGAGATTTACAAGAAAAAGGCGGAGGACCAAGAACTTAAACGTGGTAACCTGGCCTTGAAGACTAGCATGCTAGCAGATCTTCCTGTGAGAGTTGTACGTTGTCATCAATCTCCTGAGGCACCTAATCCCTTGGGCGTGAACAATGGGACCGGCCTTAGATACACTTATCTAGGATTGTATAAGGTGAGCTCCTGCGACAGGGTGAGAGATAAATATGGAAAGCTGGCGTTCAAGTTCACAATGGTAAGGAACCAAGATCGTGGTGGCGCGAGCGGCAGCTGCAAGAGGGAAAGGTCGCATCCCAAGGCGAATGATTCTACTAGGAGCAAAGGCAAAGGAGGTATTATTACCAAGGCGAGGGGCTCCTATCAGAAAAGAGCCTCTTTCCCGCAGGCATGA